The following are encoded together in the Carassius auratus strain Wakin chromosome 34, ASM336829v1, whole genome shotgun sequence genome:
- the LOC113053098 gene encoding POU domain, class 2, transcription factor 1-like isoform X10 — translation MADGGAASQDESSGPDSRMSNPSETSKCAMESGDESTGAQTNGLDFHRQTVQTTSAITNAHAQALLQQLTFTPAQQQLLLQQAQAQLLAAAVQHSASQQSNTTGASISASAATPITLSQPIQITPQLQQLQQQQNLNLQQFVLVQPGHHIATQLQPTQFIISQTPQGQQSLLQAQNLLTQLPQSQANLLQTQPSITLATQPATPTRTIAATPIQSLPHSQTTPKHIDTPSLEEPSDLEELEQFAKTFKQRRIKLGFTQGDVGLAMGKLYGNDFSQTTISRFEALNLSFKNMCKLKPLLEKWLNDAENQTSDQALSSPSSLGSPGLGLEGLNRRRKKRTSIETNIRVALEKSFLEQNQKPTSEEITMIADQLNMEKEVIRVWFCNRRQKEKRINPPSSGSAISTPIKAIFSPTTALALSTASLVTSNTPTTMTVNPVMPLTSTSVSSFTGTTVGSATTNTASVISTAPVVTTAASSPSISPSPSAAQASSSEQTSAQEILTAVSQAPCSLATTLCTGQVMVAAPSLSAALQGATQLPTSASIAAMAAAAGLNPGLMASSQFNPGGALLSLAPGGLGSALSPALMSNSTLATIQALASSGTLPITSLDGSGNFLFANTCAGSTPNLVTAPLFLNPQNLSLLASNPVSLVSAGGATGALNLHITTDAHQSAVTTATMPASTITTASKAQ, via the exons atggcggacggagGAGCAGCGAGTCAAGATGAGAGTTCAGGACCAG ATTCTAGAATGAGTAATCCATCGGAAACAAGTAAATGTGCAATGGAGAGCGGGGACGAAAGCACTG GTGCCCAAACAAATGGACTGGACTTTCACAGGCAGACTGTGCAAACAACAAGCGCAATCACCAACGCACACGCACAGGCCTTGCTCCAACAG TTGACTTTTACTCCAGCGCAGCAGCAGTTATTGCTGCAGCAGGCTCAGGCTCAGCTCTTAGCAGCAGCGGTGCAGCATTCAGCCAGCCAGCAGAGCAACACTACAGGAGCCAGCATCTCTGCCTCTGCTGCCACCCCCATCACCCTCTCCCAACCCATCCAGATCACACCT cAATTACAGCAACTGCAACAGCAGCAGAACCTCAACCTGCAGCAGTTTGTGCTGGTCCAGCCGGGCCACCACATCGCAACACAGCTGCAGCCGACGCAGTTCATCATCTCGCAGACACCACAGGGCCAGCAGA GTCTCCTGCAGGCCCAGAACCTTCTAACTCAACTACCTCAAAGCCAAGCCAACCTCCTGCAGACCCAACCGAGCATCACACTTGCCACACAG CCTGCTACACCTACACGCACGATAGCAGCGACCCCCATCCAATCCCTTCCTCACAGCCAGACGACACCAAAGCACATCGACACACCCAGCCTGGAGGAGCCCAGCGACCTGGAGGAGCTAGAGCAGTTTGCCAAGACCTTCAAACAGCGACGCATCAAACTGGGCTTCACGCAG GGGGATGTTGGCCTTGCCATGGGAAAACTTTATGGAAACGACTTCAGCCAGACCACCATTTCTCGCTTTGAGGCCTTAAACCTGAGCTTTAAAAACATGTGCAAACTGAAGCCTCTGCTTGAAAAATGGCTCAATGATGCAG AGAACCAGACGTCTGACCAGGCCCTGTCCAGTCCCAGCTCTCTTGGCTCGCCTGGGCTGGGCTTGGAGGGTCTGAATCGGCGCCGCAAGAAGAGGACCAGCATCGAGACCAACATCAGAGTGGCCTTAGAAAAGAGCTTTCTGGAG CAGAACCAAAAACCTACCTCTGAGGAGATCACCATGATTGCGGACCAGCTCAACATGGAGAAGGAGGTGATCCGAGTATGGTTCTGTAACCgcagacagaaagagaagaggATCAACCCACCCAGCAGCGGCAGCGCCATCAGCACTCCTATCAAAGCAATCTTCTCTCCCACTACAGCTCTG GCACTGAGTACAGCAAGTCTTGTGACCAGTAACACACCGACTACAATGACTGTAAACCCAGTTATGCCTCTCACCAGCACCAGTGTCTCCAGTTTTACTG GCACAACTGTTGGCTCAGCTACCACTAACACTGCATCGGTCATCTCCACTGCACCTGTAGTcaccacagcagcatcctctCCTTCGATCAGCCCTTCCCCCTCCGCAGCACAGGCGTCCTCCTCAGAGCAGACTTCAGCTCAGGAGATATTGACGGCAGTAAGTCAGGCACCTTGCTCCTTGGCGACAACTCTGTGCACTGGGCAGGTGATGGTGGCGGCGCCCAGCCTCTCAGCCGCTCTGCAAGGAGCCACTCAGCTGCCCACCAGCGCCAGCATCGCTGCCATGGCTGCAGCCGCAGGCCTCAATCCTGGCCTCATGGCGTCCTCACAGTTCAATCCTGG CGGAGCTCTTCTAAGTTTGGCACCTGGTGGTCTTGGAAGCGCTTTGAGTCCAGCACTGATGAGCAACAGCACCTTGGCCACTATCCAAG CTCTGGCATCTAGTGGCACTCTGCCCATTACATCTCTGGACGGGAGCGGGAACTTTCTGTTTGCCAACACCTGTGCTGGCAGCACCCCTAACCTCGTGACGGCACCCCTCTTTTTGAACCCTCAGAACTTGTCACTGCTTGCCAGTAACCCGGTCAGCCTGGTGTCTGCAGGAGGGGCAACGGGAGCCCTCAACCTGCACATCACCACCGATGCCCACCAGAGCGCTGTTACCACTGCAACTATGCCCGCCTCCACCATCACCACGGCCTCTAAGGCCCAGTAA
- the LOC113053098 gene encoding POU domain, class 2, transcription factor 1-like isoform X8 produces MADGGAASQDESSGPGAQTNGLDFHRQTVQTTSAITNAHAQALLQQLTFTPAQQQLLLQQAQAQLLAAAVQHSASQQSNTTGASISASAATPITLSQPIQITPQLQQLQQQQNLNLQQFVLVQPGHHIATQLQPTQFIISQTPQGQQSLLQAQNLLTQLPQSQANLLQTQPSITLATQPATPTRTIAATPIQSLPHSQTTPKHIDTPSLEEPSDLEELEQFAKTFKQRRIKLGFTQGDVGLAMGKLYGNDFSQTTISRFEALNLSFKNMCKLKPLLEKWLNDAVRAVCAENQTSDQALSSPSSLGSPGLGLEGLNRRRKKRTSIETNIRVALEKSFLEQNQKPTSEEITMIADQLNMEKEVIRVWFCNRRQKEKRINPPSSGSAISTPIKAIFSPTTALALSTASLVTSNTPTTMTVNPVMPLTSTSVSSFTGTTVGSATTNTASVISTAPVVTTAASSPSISPSPSAAQASSSEQTSAQEILTAVSQAPCSLATTLCTGQVMVAAPSLSAALQGATQLPTSASIAAMAAAAGLNPGLMASSQFNPGGALLSLAPGGLGSALSPALMSNSTLATIQGLWSALASSGTLPITSLDGSGNFLFANTCAGSTPNLVTAPLFLNPQNLSLLASNPVSLVSAGGATGALNLHITTDAHQSAVTTATMPASTITTASKAQ; encoded by the exons atggcggacggagGAGCAGCGAGTCAAGATGAGAGTTCAGGACCAG GTGCCCAAACAAATGGACTGGACTTTCACAGGCAGACTGTGCAAACAACAAGCGCAATCACCAACGCACACGCACAGGCCTTGCTCCAACAG TTGACTTTTACTCCAGCGCAGCAGCAGTTATTGCTGCAGCAGGCTCAGGCTCAGCTCTTAGCAGCAGCGGTGCAGCATTCAGCCAGCCAGCAGAGCAACACTACAGGAGCCAGCATCTCTGCCTCTGCTGCCACCCCCATCACCCTCTCCCAACCCATCCAGATCACACCT cAATTACAGCAACTGCAACAGCAGCAGAACCTCAACCTGCAGCAGTTTGTGCTGGTCCAGCCGGGCCACCACATCGCAACACAGCTGCAGCCGACGCAGTTCATCATCTCGCAGACACCACAGGGCCAGCAGA GTCTCCTGCAGGCCCAGAACCTTCTAACTCAACTACCTCAAAGCCAAGCCAACCTCCTGCAGACCCAACCGAGCATCACACTTGCCACACAG CCTGCTACACCTACACGCACGATAGCAGCGACCCCCATCCAATCCCTTCCTCACAGCCAGACGACACCAAAGCACATCGACACACCCAGCCTGGAGGAGCCCAGCGACCTGGAGGAGCTAGAGCAGTTTGCCAAGACCTTCAAACAGCGACGCATCAAACTGGGCTTCACGCAG GGGGATGTTGGCCTTGCCATGGGAAAACTTTATGGAAACGACTTCAGCCAGACCACCATTTCTCGCTTTGAGGCCTTAAACCTGAGCTTTAAAAACATGTGCAAACTGAAGCCTCTGCTTGAAAAATGGCTCAATGATGCAG TGCGCGCTGTTTGTGCAGAGAACCAGACGTCTGACCAGGCCCTGTCCAGTCCCAGCTCTCTTGGCTCGCCTGGGCTGGGCTTGGAGGGTCTGAATCGGCGCCGCAAGAAGAGGACCAGCATCGAGACCAACATCAGAGTGGCCTTAGAAAAGAGCTTTCTGGAG CAGAACCAAAAACCTACCTCTGAGGAGATCACCATGATTGCGGACCAGCTCAACATGGAGAAGGAGGTGATCCGAGTATGGTTCTGTAACCgcagacagaaagagaagaggATCAACCCACCCAGCAGCGGCAGCGCCATCAGCACTCCTATCAAAGCAATCTTCTCTCCCACTACAGCTCTG GCACTGAGTACAGCAAGTCTTGTGACCAGTAACACACCGACTACAATGACTGTAAACCCAGTTATGCCTCTCACCAGCACCAGTGTCTCCAGTTTTACTG GCACAACTGTTGGCTCAGCTACCACTAACACTGCATCGGTCATCTCCACTGCACCTGTAGTcaccacagcagcatcctctCCTTCGATCAGCCCTTCCCCCTCCGCAGCACAGGCGTCCTCCTCAGAGCAGACTTCAGCTCAGGAGATATTGACGGCAGTAAGTCAGGCACCTTGCTCCTTGGCGACAACTCTGTGCACTGGGCAGGTGATGGTGGCGGCGCCCAGCCTCTCAGCCGCTCTGCAAGGAGCCACTCAGCTGCCCACCAGCGCCAGCATCGCTGCCATGGCTGCAGCCGCAGGCCTCAATCCTGGCCTCATGGCGTCCTCACAGTTCAATCCTGG CGGAGCTCTTCTAAGTTTGGCACCTGGTGGTCTTGGAAGCGCTTTGAGTCCAGCACTGATGAGCAACAGCACCTTGGCCACTATCCAAGGTCTGTGGAGCG CTCTGGCATCTAGTGGCACTCTGCCCATTACATCTCTGGACGGGAGCGGGAACTTTCTGTTTGCCAACACCTGTGCTGGCAGCACCCCTAACCTCGTGACGGCACCCCTCTTTTTGAACCCTCAGAACTTGTCACTGCTTGCCAGTAACCCGGTCAGCCTGGTGTCTGCAGGAGGGGCAACGGGAGCCCTCAACCTGCACATCACCACCGATGCCCACCAGAGCGCTGTTACCACTGCAACTATGCCCGCCTCCACCATCACCACGGCCTCTAAGGCCCAGTAA
- the LOC113053098 gene encoding POU domain, class 2, transcription factor 1-like isoform X1, with protein sequence MADGGAASQDESSGPDSRMSNPSETSKCAMESGDESTGAQTNGLDFHRQTVQTTSAITNAHAQALLQQLTFTPAQQQLLLQQAQAQLLAAAVQHSASQQSNTTGASISASAATPITLSQPIQITPQLQQLQQQQNLNLQQFVLVQPGHHIATQLQPTQFIISQTPQGQQSLLQAQNLLTQLPQSQANLLQTQPSITLATQPATPTRTIAATPIQSLPHSQTTPKHIDTPSLEEPSDLEELEQFAKTFKQRRIKLGFTQGDVGLAMGKLYGNDFSQTTISRFEALNLSFKNMCKLKPLLEKWLNDAVRAVCAENQTSDQALSSPSSLGSPGLGLEGLNRRRKKRTSIETNIRVALEKSFLEQNQKPTSEEITMIADQLNMEKEVIRVWFCNRRQKEKRINPPSSGSAISTPIKAIFSPTTALALSTASLVTSNTPTTMTVNPVMPLTSTSVSSFTGTTVGSATTNTASVISTAPVVTTAASSPSISPSPSAAQASSSEQTSAQEILTAVSQAPCSLATTLCTGQVMVAAPSLSAALQGATQLPTSASIAAMAAAAGLNPGLMASSQFNPGGALLSLAPGGLGSALSPALMSNSTLATIQGLWSALASSGTLPITSLDGSGNFLFANTCAGSTPNLVTAPLFLNPQNLSLLASNPVSLVSAGGATGALNLHITTDAHQSAVTTATMPASTITTASKAQ encoded by the exons atggcggacggagGAGCAGCGAGTCAAGATGAGAGTTCAGGACCAG ATTCTAGAATGAGTAATCCATCGGAAACAAGTAAATGTGCAATGGAGAGCGGGGACGAAAGCACTG GTGCCCAAACAAATGGACTGGACTTTCACAGGCAGACTGTGCAAACAACAAGCGCAATCACCAACGCACACGCACAGGCCTTGCTCCAACAG TTGACTTTTACTCCAGCGCAGCAGCAGTTATTGCTGCAGCAGGCTCAGGCTCAGCTCTTAGCAGCAGCGGTGCAGCATTCAGCCAGCCAGCAGAGCAACACTACAGGAGCCAGCATCTCTGCCTCTGCTGCCACCCCCATCACCCTCTCCCAACCCATCCAGATCACACCT cAATTACAGCAACTGCAACAGCAGCAGAACCTCAACCTGCAGCAGTTTGTGCTGGTCCAGCCGGGCCACCACATCGCAACACAGCTGCAGCCGACGCAGTTCATCATCTCGCAGACACCACAGGGCCAGCAGA GTCTCCTGCAGGCCCAGAACCTTCTAACTCAACTACCTCAAAGCCAAGCCAACCTCCTGCAGACCCAACCGAGCATCACACTTGCCACACAG CCTGCTACACCTACACGCACGATAGCAGCGACCCCCATCCAATCCCTTCCTCACAGCCAGACGACACCAAAGCACATCGACACACCCAGCCTGGAGGAGCCCAGCGACCTGGAGGAGCTAGAGCAGTTTGCCAAGACCTTCAAACAGCGACGCATCAAACTGGGCTTCACGCAG GGGGATGTTGGCCTTGCCATGGGAAAACTTTATGGAAACGACTTCAGCCAGACCACCATTTCTCGCTTTGAGGCCTTAAACCTGAGCTTTAAAAACATGTGCAAACTGAAGCCTCTGCTTGAAAAATGGCTCAATGATGCAG TGCGCGCTGTTTGTGCAGAGAACCAGACGTCTGACCAGGCCCTGTCCAGTCCCAGCTCTCTTGGCTCGCCTGGGCTGGGCTTGGAGGGTCTGAATCGGCGCCGCAAGAAGAGGACCAGCATCGAGACCAACATCAGAGTGGCCTTAGAAAAGAGCTTTCTGGAG CAGAACCAAAAACCTACCTCTGAGGAGATCACCATGATTGCGGACCAGCTCAACATGGAGAAGGAGGTGATCCGAGTATGGTTCTGTAACCgcagacagaaagagaagaggATCAACCCACCCAGCAGCGGCAGCGCCATCAGCACTCCTATCAAAGCAATCTTCTCTCCCACTACAGCTCTG GCACTGAGTACAGCAAGTCTTGTGACCAGTAACACACCGACTACAATGACTGTAAACCCAGTTATGCCTCTCACCAGCACCAGTGTCTCCAGTTTTACTG GCACAACTGTTGGCTCAGCTACCACTAACACTGCATCGGTCATCTCCACTGCACCTGTAGTcaccacagcagcatcctctCCTTCGATCAGCCCTTCCCCCTCCGCAGCACAGGCGTCCTCCTCAGAGCAGACTTCAGCTCAGGAGATATTGACGGCAGTAAGTCAGGCACCTTGCTCCTTGGCGACAACTCTGTGCACTGGGCAGGTGATGGTGGCGGCGCCCAGCCTCTCAGCCGCTCTGCAAGGAGCCACTCAGCTGCCCACCAGCGCCAGCATCGCTGCCATGGCTGCAGCCGCAGGCCTCAATCCTGGCCTCATGGCGTCCTCACAGTTCAATCCTGG CGGAGCTCTTCTAAGTTTGGCACCTGGTGGTCTTGGAAGCGCTTTGAGTCCAGCACTGATGAGCAACAGCACCTTGGCCACTATCCAAGGTCTGTGGAGCG CTCTGGCATCTAGTGGCACTCTGCCCATTACATCTCTGGACGGGAGCGGGAACTTTCTGTTTGCCAACACCTGTGCTGGCAGCACCCCTAACCTCGTGACGGCACCCCTCTTTTTGAACCCTCAGAACTTGTCACTGCTTGCCAGTAACCCGGTCAGCCTGGTGTCTGCAGGAGGGGCAACGGGAGCCCTCAACCTGCACATCACCACCGATGCCCACCAGAGCGCTGTTACCACTGCAACTATGCCCGCCTCCACCATCACCACGGCCTCTAAGGCCCAGTAA
- the LOC113053098 gene encoding POU domain, class 2, transcription factor 1-like isoform X2, protein MADGGAASQDESSGPDSRMSNPSETSKCAMESGDESTGAQTNGLDFHRQTVQTTSAITNAHAQALLQQLTFTPAQQQLLLQQAQAQLLAAAVQHSASQQSNTTGASISASAATPITLSQPIQITPQLQQLQQQQNLNLQQFVLVQPGHHIATQLQPTQFIISQTPQGQQSLLQAQNLLTQLPQSQANLLQTQPSITLATQPATPTRTIAATPIQSLPHSQTTPKHIDTPSLEEPSDLEELEQFAKTFKQRRIKLGFTQGDVGLAMGKLYGNDFSQTTISRFEALNLSFKNMCKLKPLLEKWLNDAVRAVCAENQTSDQALSSPSSLGSPGLGLEGLNRRRKKRTSIETNIRVALEKSFLENQKPTSEEITMIADQLNMEKEVIRVWFCNRRQKEKRINPPSSGSAISTPIKAIFSPTTALALSTASLVTSNTPTTMTVNPVMPLTSTSVSSFTGTTVGSATTNTASVISTAPVVTTAASSPSISPSPSAAQASSSEQTSAQEILTAVSQAPCSLATTLCTGQVMVAAPSLSAALQGATQLPTSASIAAMAAAAGLNPGLMASSQFNPGGALLSLAPGGLGSALSPALMSNSTLATIQGLWSALASSGTLPITSLDGSGNFLFANTCAGSTPNLVTAPLFLNPQNLSLLASNPVSLVSAGGATGALNLHITTDAHQSAVTTATMPASTITTASKAQ, encoded by the exons atggcggacggagGAGCAGCGAGTCAAGATGAGAGTTCAGGACCAG ATTCTAGAATGAGTAATCCATCGGAAACAAGTAAATGTGCAATGGAGAGCGGGGACGAAAGCACTG GTGCCCAAACAAATGGACTGGACTTTCACAGGCAGACTGTGCAAACAACAAGCGCAATCACCAACGCACACGCACAGGCCTTGCTCCAACAG TTGACTTTTACTCCAGCGCAGCAGCAGTTATTGCTGCAGCAGGCTCAGGCTCAGCTCTTAGCAGCAGCGGTGCAGCATTCAGCCAGCCAGCAGAGCAACACTACAGGAGCCAGCATCTCTGCCTCTGCTGCCACCCCCATCACCCTCTCCCAACCCATCCAGATCACACCT cAATTACAGCAACTGCAACAGCAGCAGAACCTCAACCTGCAGCAGTTTGTGCTGGTCCAGCCGGGCCACCACATCGCAACACAGCTGCAGCCGACGCAGTTCATCATCTCGCAGACACCACAGGGCCAGCAGA GTCTCCTGCAGGCCCAGAACCTTCTAACTCAACTACCTCAAAGCCAAGCCAACCTCCTGCAGACCCAACCGAGCATCACACTTGCCACACAG CCTGCTACACCTACACGCACGATAGCAGCGACCCCCATCCAATCCCTTCCTCACAGCCAGACGACACCAAAGCACATCGACACACCCAGCCTGGAGGAGCCCAGCGACCTGGAGGAGCTAGAGCAGTTTGCCAAGACCTTCAAACAGCGACGCATCAAACTGGGCTTCACGCAG GGGGATGTTGGCCTTGCCATGGGAAAACTTTATGGAAACGACTTCAGCCAGACCACCATTTCTCGCTTTGAGGCCTTAAACCTGAGCTTTAAAAACATGTGCAAACTGAAGCCTCTGCTTGAAAAATGGCTCAATGATGCAG TGCGCGCTGTTTGTGCAGAGAACCAGACGTCTGACCAGGCCCTGTCCAGTCCCAGCTCTCTTGGCTCGCCTGGGCTGGGCTTGGAGGGTCTGAATCGGCGCCGCAAGAAGAGGACCAGCATCGAGACCAACATCAGAGTGGCCTTAGAAAAGAGCTTTCTGGAG AACCAAAAACCTACCTCTGAGGAGATCACCATGATTGCGGACCAGCTCAACATGGAGAAGGAGGTGATCCGAGTATGGTTCTGTAACCgcagacagaaagagaagaggATCAACCCACCCAGCAGCGGCAGCGCCATCAGCACTCCTATCAAAGCAATCTTCTCTCCCACTACAGCTCTG GCACTGAGTACAGCAAGTCTTGTGACCAGTAACACACCGACTACAATGACTGTAAACCCAGTTATGCCTCTCACCAGCACCAGTGTCTCCAGTTTTACTG GCACAACTGTTGGCTCAGCTACCACTAACACTGCATCGGTCATCTCCACTGCACCTGTAGTcaccacagcagcatcctctCCTTCGATCAGCCCTTCCCCCTCCGCAGCACAGGCGTCCTCCTCAGAGCAGACTTCAGCTCAGGAGATATTGACGGCAGTAAGTCAGGCACCTTGCTCCTTGGCGACAACTCTGTGCACTGGGCAGGTGATGGTGGCGGCGCCCAGCCTCTCAGCCGCTCTGCAAGGAGCCACTCAGCTGCCCACCAGCGCCAGCATCGCTGCCATGGCTGCAGCCGCAGGCCTCAATCCTGGCCTCATGGCGTCCTCACAGTTCAATCCTGG CGGAGCTCTTCTAAGTTTGGCACCTGGTGGTCTTGGAAGCGCTTTGAGTCCAGCACTGATGAGCAACAGCACCTTGGCCACTATCCAAGGTCTGTGGAGCG CTCTGGCATCTAGTGGCACTCTGCCCATTACATCTCTGGACGGGAGCGGGAACTTTCTGTTTGCCAACACCTGTGCTGGCAGCACCCCTAACCTCGTGACGGCACCCCTCTTTTTGAACCCTCAGAACTTGTCACTGCTTGCCAGTAACCCGGTCAGCCTGGTGTCTGCAGGAGGGGCAACGGGAGCCCTCAACCTGCACATCACCACCGATGCCCACCAGAGCGCTGTTACCACTGCAACTATGCCCGCCTCCACCATCACCACGGCCTCTAAGGCCCAGTAA
- the LOC113053098 gene encoding POU domain, class 2, transcription factor 1-like isoform X5 yields the protein MADGGAASQDESSGPDSRMSNPSETSKCAMESGDESTGAQTNGLDFHRQTVQTTSAITNAHAQALLQQLTFTPAQQQLLLQQAQAQLLAAAVQHSASQQSNTTGASISASAATPITLSQPIQITPQLQQLQQQQNLNLQQFVLVQPGHHIATQLQPTQFIISQTPQGQQSLLQAQNLLTQLPQSQANLLQTQPSITLATQPATPTRTIAATPIQSLPHSQTTPKHIDTPSLEEPSDLEELEQFAKTFKQRRIKLGFTQGDVGLAMGKLYGNDFSQTTISRFEALNLSFKNMCKLKPLLEKWLNDAENQTSDQALSSPSSLGSPGLGLEGLNRRRKKRTSIETNIRVALEKSFLEQNQKPTSEEITMIADQLNMEKEVIRVWFCNRRQKEKRINPPSSGSAISTPIKAIFSPTTALALSTASLVTSNTPTTMTVNPVMPLTSTSVSSFTGTTVGSATTNTASVISTAPVVTTAASSPSISPSPSAAQASSSEQTSAQEILTAVSQAPCSLATTLCTGQVMVAAPSLSAALQGATQLPTSASIAAMAAAAGLNPGLMASSQFNPGGALLSLAPGGLGSALSPALMSNSTLATIQGLWSALASSGTLPITSLDGSGNFLFANTCAGSTPNLVTAPLFLNPQNLSLLASNPVSLVSAGGATGALNLHITTDAHQSAVTTATMPASTITTASKAQ from the exons atggcggacggagGAGCAGCGAGTCAAGATGAGAGTTCAGGACCAG ATTCTAGAATGAGTAATCCATCGGAAACAAGTAAATGTGCAATGGAGAGCGGGGACGAAAGCACTG GTGCCCAAACAAATGGACTGGACTTTCACAGGCAGACTGTGCAAACAACAAGCGCAATCACCAACGCACACGCACAGGCCTTGCTCCAACAG TTGACTTTTACTCCAGCGCAGCAGCAGTTATTGCTGCAGCAGGCTCAGGCTCAGCTCTTAGCAGCAGCGGTGCAGCATTCAGCCAGCCAGCAGAGCAACACTACAGGAGCCAGCATCTCTGCCTCTGCTGCCACCCCCATCACCCTCTCCCAACCCATCCAGATCACACCT cAATTACAGCAACTGCAACAGCAGCAGAACCTCAACCTGCAGCAGTTTGTGCTGGTCCAGCCGGGCCACCACATCGCAACACAGCTGCAGCCGACGCAGTTCATCATCTCGCAGACACCACAGGGCCAGCAGA GTCTCCTGCAGGCCCAGAACCTTCTAACTCAACTACCTCAAAGCCAAGCCAACCTCCTGCAGACCCAACCGAGCATCACACTTGCCACACAG CCTGCTACACCTACACGCACGATAGCAGCGACCCCCATCCAATCCCTTCCTCACAGCCAGACGACACCAAAGCACATCGACACACCCAGCCTGGAGGAGCCCAGCGACCTGGAGGAGCTAGAGCAGTTTGCCAAGACCTTCAAACAGCGACGCATCAAACTGGGCTTCACGCAG GGGGATGTTGGCCTTGCCATGGGAAAACTTTATGGAAACGACTTCAGCCAGACCACCATTTCTCGCTTTGAGGCCTTAAACCTGAGCTTTAAAAACATGTGCAAACTGAAGCCTCTGCTTGAAAAATGGCTCAATGATGCAG AGAACCAGACGTCTGACCAGGCCCTGTCCAGTCCCAGCTCTCTTGGCTCGCCTGGGCTGGGCTTGGAGGGTCTGAATCGGCGCCGCAAGAAGAGGACCAGCATCGAGACCAACATCAGAGTGGCCTTAGAAAAGAGCTTTCTGGAG CAGAACCAAAAACCTACCTCTGAGGAGATCACCATGATTGCGGACCAGCTCAACATGGAGAAGGAGGTGATCCGAGTATGGTTCTGTAACCgcagacagaaagagaagaggATCAACCCACCCAGCAGCGGCAGCGCCATCAGCACTCCTATCAAAGCAATCTTCTCTCCCACTACAGCTCTG GCACTGAGTACAGCAAGTCTTGTGACCAGTAACACACCGACTACAATGACTGTAAACCCAGTTATGCCTCTCACCAGCACCAGTGTCTCCAGTTTTACTG GCACAACTGTTGGCTCAGCTACCACTAACACTGCATCGGTCATCTCCACTGCACCTGTAGTcaccacagcagcatcctctCCTTCGATCAGCCCTTCCCCCTCCGCAGCACAGGCGTCCTCCTCAGAGCAGACTTCAGCTCAGGAGATATTGACGGCAGTAAGTCAGGCACCTTGCTCCTTGGCGACAACTCTGTGCACTGGGCAGGTGATGGTGGCGGCGCCCAGCCTCTCAGCCGCTCTGCAAGGAGCCACTCAGCTGCCCACCAGCGCCAGCATCGCTGCCATGGCTGCAGCCGCAGGCCTCAATCCTGGCCTCATGGCGTCCTCACAGTTCAATCCTGG CGGAGCTCTTCTAAGTTTGGCACCTGGTGGTCTTGGAAGCGCTTTGAGTCCAGCACTGATGAGCAACAGCACCTTGGCCACTATCCAAGGTCTGTGGAGCG CTCTGGCATCTAGTGGCACTCTGCCCATTACATCTCTGGACGGGAGCGGGAACTTTCTGTTTGCCAACACCTGTGCTGGCAGCACCCCTAACCTCGTGACGGCACCCCTCTTTTTGAACCCTCAGAACTTGTCACTGCTTGCCAGTAACCCGGTCAGCCTGGTGTCTGCAGGAGGGGCAACGGGAGCCCTCAACCTGCACATCACCACCGATGCCCACCAGAGCGCTGTTACCACTGCAACTATGCCCGCCTCCACCATCACCACGGCCTCTAAGGCCCAGTAA